One genomic window of Octopus bimaculoides isolate UCB-OBI-ISO-001 chromosome 2, ASM119413v2, whole genome shotgun sequence includes the following:
- the LOC106884458 gene encoding uncharacterized protein LOC106884458: MFKDGREEMRDDEKCRKERDVRTSELVDEMAAVHRTIHEDVNMYKICLKFILRVLSDEQKERRVNESREMVELFTFIQSVLESMVTCDESWIYHYDPKTKKQNTQWQHLDSPKPKKVR, translated from the coding sequence ATGTTTAAGGACGGCAGAGAGGAGATGAGAGACGATGAGAAGTGTAGAAAGGAGAGGGACGTCagaacatcagagctggttgaCGAAATGGCAGCTGTACACAGAACCATTCATGAAGATGTAAACATGtacaaaatttgtttaaaatttattctcaGAGTACTCAGTGACGAACAGAAGGAAAGACGCGTTAATGAGAGTAGGGAGATGGTTGAGCTCTTTACCTTCATCCAAAGTGTACTTGAGTCTATGGTGACCTGTGACGAAAGCTGGATCTACCATTATGATCCAAAGACCAAGAAACAGAATACTCAATGGCAGCATCTTGACTCTCCCAAACCCAAGAAGGTCAGGTAA